The Longimicrobiaceae bacterium nucleotide sequence AATCACCTCCTCGTTGGGGGCGTCCAGCGCGCTGGTCGCCTCGTCCAGCACGAGGACTCGGGGTTCGCGCAGCAGCGCCCGGGCGAGTGCCAGCCGCTGGCGCTCGCCGCCCGACAGGAGCACGCCGCGATCGCCCACCACTGTGTCCAACCCCCGTGGCGCCCGCCCGACGAACTCGGCCGCAGCAGCGGCGCGGAGCGCATCCCACAGCATCGCTTCGGTTGCGTCGGGGCGCGCCCAGAGGAGGTTCGCCCGGATGGTATCGTGAAAGAGGAAGGCATCCTGCGGAACGTAGCCGATCTGGCTCCGCCAGGCGCGAAGGCGATCGGGGCCGAGCACTTCGTCATCCACCAGGATGGTTCCGCGTGTCGGAACGAGAAGGCCGATCATGAGGTCGGCAAAAGTGCTCTTCCCCGCGCCAGATGGACCTACCACCGCGGTGAGTTGTCGCGCCGGCACCCAGATGTCCAGTTCCTGAATCGGCTCGAGGGTCCTCGTACCGTCGTAGCTGAAGCCCACCTTCAGGAACCGAATCCCTTTCTCCAGCGGCGGAATGGACACGGCGCTTCCTTTCGGCTCCCCCTCTGCCTCGCAGCTTCCGATGAGGTCCATTGCGCGGATGAAGCCCGGCAGCACGTTGAGGAAGCTCTGGTAGCTCGACTGGACGGTCGCGAAGCGTGGAACGATCCGCGAGAAGAGGAAGAGGACCACCAGCAGCGTTGCCCCGGAGACACCTAGGACTTCGATGGCTACATAGACCAGGAGCGCAAGCGTGGCGGACGAGCCGACCGAGAACAGGGCACCGTAGATCTGATGATTCCGCACGGTGACGTTGACCGCTCCGGAGATGTCCCCGAGCACGCGGGCGAAGTGGTCGATGTTCCCGTCCTCGGCACCGTAAGCCTTGGCCAGCTTGAGCGAGGCAAGATGCTCGTCCAACGTGGCGAACATCACATTGTGGGTGGCGCTCACGGCATCTCCCGACGCCCGAGCACGCGCGTTCCAGCGGCGTAGCAGCAGGACCAGCACAACCCCGCACGTTCCGGCGACAACGGTGACTACGGGGGAGATCGCCAGGGAAAGGACGAGAAAGACCGCCGCGACTGCGGCCTGGGTCGACAACCGCATCAGGTTGTGAATGCCGGCGCCGGCGCGAGCCATTTCCTCGACCATCGCGTGGGTCACATCCGCGGCGCGGCGACGGCTGAAAAGCCTCCACTCGCTGCGTGCCACCGCGGCGTAGAGGCGCTGCCTGAGGTAGCGGATGAACCGTTCAGTCAGGCGCGTTCCCGCCATGCCCTCGGCATAGCGCAGCAGGGCACGGCCCGCCATCAACAGCACGAATACGATGAGGATGGCGGGGAGAGTCGTCTCCACGCCCAAGAACGCCAGACTGTCCGAGACCCCGGACCCGATGCT carries:
- a CDS encoding ABC transporter ATP-binding protein; amino-acid sequence: MSRGGTASVRGQILRFVGAVHTAAPRELVAMLLLTVAGSLTEGVGVVLLVPLLSLAGVELGEGALGSIGSGVSDSLAFLGVETTLPAILIVFVLLMAGRALLRYAEGMAGTRLTERFIRYLRQRLYAAVARSEWRLFSRRRAADVTHAMVEEMARAGAGIHNLMRLSTQAAVAAVFLVLSLAISPVVTVVAGTCGVVLVLLLRRWNARARASGDAVSATHNVMFATLDEHLASLKLAKAYGAEDGNIDHFARVLGDISGAVNVTVRNHQIYGALFSVGSSATLALLVYVAIEVLGVSGATLLVVLFLFSRIVPRFATVQSSYQSFLNVLPGFIRAMDLIGSCEAEGEPKGSAVSIPPLEKGIRFLKVGFSYDGTRTLEPIQELDIWVPARQLTAVVGPSGAGKSTFADLMIGLLVPTRGTILVDDEVLGPDRLRAWRSQIGYVPQDAFLFHDTIRANLLWARPDATEAMLWDALRAAAAAEFVGRAPRGLDTVVGDRGVLLSGGERQRLALARALLREPRVLVLDEATSALDAPNEEVIRAALARLRGQITIVLISHRLTSVRDADQIYVLEDGRAVEKGTWRELLDREDGRFRELCRAQGLLGAAVTSAS